A genomic segment from uncultured Alistipes sp. encodes:
- the dprA gene encoding DNA-processing protein DprA, translated as MTIEDIALQMTPGIGVKGAVHLLETFGDARRIFAASEDELVGKARLRPETARQLLRRQGFNPAAREIEYCRRNNIRIIASTDSEYPPLLREMPDYPHVIYLMGNPQVLKTRCISMVGTRQATPYGQSMCNRLVEGLAERIPGLCIVSGLAFGIDVAAHRAALAAEVPTIAVLANALPGITPVQHAGVARDILAHGGALVSELHSQSKQNGNFYLARNRIIAGLSAGCIIVESPDSGGSLVTAHCADAYNRTVMAVPGRVTDRSSAGTNHLIRNRKAQLVMSADDIIRELMWDLDEDPAAFQPQAPTPELTPDEQRLLECFPSSDPLPLETLAQQCGMNPGELAALLIGLELSGAIRQLPGNRYMKL; from the coding sequence ATGACCATCGAGGATATTGCCCTGCAGATGACCCCCGGAATCGGTGTGAAAGGGGCCGTGCACCTGCTCGAAACCTTCGGCGACGCACGGCGCATCTTCGCGGCATCCGAGGACGAACTCGTCGGAAAAGCCCGGCTCCGACCCGAAACCGCCCGACAACTCCTCCGACGTCAGGGATTCAACCCCGCTGCCCGCGAAATCGAGTACTGCCGCCGGAACAACATCCGGATCATCGCGTCCACGGATTCAGAATATCCACCCCTGTTGCGCGAAATGCCCGACTATCCCCATGTCATCTATCTCATGGGGAACCCTCAGGTGCTGAAAACCCGTTGCATCTCCATGGTCGGAACCCGGCAGGCTACACCCTACGGGCAATCCATGTGCAACCGGCTCGTCGAAGGCCTCGCCGAAAGGATCCCCGGACTCTGCATCGTCAGCGGACTGGCCTTCGGAATCGATGTCGCCGCACACCGTGCCGCCCTCGCCGCCGAAGTCCCCACCATCGCCGTGCTGGCCAACGCTCTCCCGGGGATCACTCCCGTCCAACACGCCGGAGTCGCACGCGACATCCTCGCGCACGGAGGCGCCCTCGTCTCGGAACTCCATTCGCAATCCAAGCAGAACGGAAACTTCTACCTCGCCCGAAACCGAATCATCGCCGGACTAAGCGCCGGATGCATCATCGTCGAATCCCCCGACAGCGGCGGTTCGCTCGTCACCGCCCATTGCGCCGATGCCTACAACCGAACGGTCATGGCCGTTCCGGGGCGCGTTACCGACCGTTCATCGGCAGGTACGAACCACTTGATCCGCAACCGAAAGGCGCAACTGGTCATGAGTGCCGACGACATCATCCGCGAACTGATGTGGGACCTGGACGAGGACCCCGCAGCATTCCAACCCCAGGCCCCGACTCCGGAACTGACACCCGATGAGCAACGGCTGCTCGAATGCTTCCCGTCCAGCGATCCGCTGCCGCTCGAAACCCTCGCCCAACAGTGCGGAATGAATCCCGGAGAACTCGCCGCCCTGCTCATCGGTCTCGAACTCTCGGGAGCCATCCGGCAACTCCCCGGAAATCGATACATGAAGCTATGA
- a CDS encoding TatD family hydrolase: protein MNLIDTHSHLYDEAFDPDREEAFERARNEGVRRLLLPAIDSESHERLFDLCRRHPDRCTPMMGLHPTSVNENPRWREELNLVEHYLQSPPEGIPPFCAVGEIGLDLYWSREFREEQIEAFRRQIELALQYRLPIAVHTRDAWPETVEIIREYRGRGLRGVFHAFSDGIETYRGLRTCGEFLFGIGGVVTFKKSRLAEVVREMELRDLVLETDCPYLTPVPHRGERNESSYVRFVCEKVAELKGLTPEEVAEATTANAEAMFGGMSPAKTA from the coding sequence ATGAATCTGATCGATACACATTCCCATCTCTACGACGAAGCATTCGACCCGGACCGTGAGGAGGCTTTCGAAAGGGCCCGAAACGAGGGGGTCAGGCGGCTCCTGCTTCCGGCCATCGACTCCGAGAGTCACGAACGGCTCTTCGACCTTTGCCGTCGGCATCCCGACCGCTGTACGCCCATGATGGGGCTGCACCCCACCTCGGTCAACGAAAATCCCCGCTGGCGTGAGGAGCTGAATCTCGTGGAGCATTATCTGCAGAGCCCGCCCGAAGGAATTCCGCCCTTCTGCGCCGTGGGCGAAATCGGGCTTGACCTCTACTGGAGCCGGGAGTTCCGCGAGGAGCAGATCGAGGCGTTCCGCCGCCAAATCGAACTCGCCCTGCAATACCGCCTTCCGATCGCCGTCCACACGCGCGACGCCTGGCCCGAAACGGTCGAAATCATCCGCGAATACCGCGGGCGCGGCCTCCGGGGCGTCTTCCACGCCTTCTCGGACGGCATCGAAACCTATCGCGGACTGAGAACCTGCGGCGAATTCCTCTTCGGGATCGGAGGCGTCGTCACCTTTAAGAAAAGCCGCCTTGCGGAGGTCGTGCGCGAAATGGAGCTGCGGGACCTCGTGCTCGAAACCGACTGCCCCTATTTGACACCGGTTCCCCACCGCGGCGAACGCAACGAGTCCTCCTACGTCCGCTTCGTCTGCGAAAAGGTCGCCGAACTGAAGGGGCTTACCCCCGAAGAGGTGGCCGAAGCCACCACGGCCAACGCCGAGGCCATGTTCGGAGGAATGTCTCCCGCAAAGACCGCCTGA
- a CDS encoding TIGR04076 family protein — protein sequence MKRIRITVIRKVCHQDLIARYENPIEHACDMQEGQVFVCEGWQRPEGLCESAWQTLSPFVMALAHGATDFYDGWMKNPASAMLSCNDGFRPVSFLVEALDGTAADKARPEIPEAPEVPETF from the coding sequence ATGAAACGCATCCGCATCACCGTTATCCGCAAGGTCTGCCACCAGGACCTGATCGCACGCTACGAAAACCCGATCGAACACGCCTGCGACATGCAGGAGGGGCAGGTTTTCGTCTGCGAGGGCTGGCAGCGGCCCGAAGGGTTGTGCGAAAGCGCCTGGCAGACCCTCTCGCCCTTCGTCATGGCCCTGGCCCACGGTGCCACGGACTTCTACGACGGATGGATGAAGAACCCCGCCTCGGCGATGCTTTCGTGCAACGACGGGTTCCGGCCCGTCAGCTTTCTCGTCGAGGCGCTCGACGGAACGGCTGCGGACAAAGCGCGCCCCGAAATCCCCGAAGCACCTGAAGTCCCCGAAACATTCTGA
- a CDS encoding type I asparaginase, whose translation MRSSILIIYTGGTIGMKTDAVTGALVPFDFSGIYEEFPSLKRLNVDIDVHTVDPVIDSSNVEPSNWIALAELIRDNYARYDGFVVLHGTDTMSYTASALSFLLENLAKPVVFTGSQIPIGVLRTDGRENLITAIEIAGARIDGRPVVPEVSLYFQNRLFRANRTTKRSAEALNAFQSYNYPPLAEVGVNIAYNHPAILQPAEYSGELRIATRLSGGIELVKLFPGLGEEILQAMFRAPGLRAVVLETYGAGNAPTSERFIHVVKEAVDRGIILLNITQCGGGRVAMELYETGLMLQKTGVLCGYDMTAEAAVTKLMYVLGLGLPDEETRALLRRPLRGEFTT comes from the coding sequence ATGCGATCCTCCATTCTGATCATCTACACCGGCGGGACCATCGGCATGAAGACCGATGCCGTCACCGGCGCTCTCGTCCCGTTCGATTTCAGCGGCATCTACGAGGAGTTCCCTTCGCTGAAGCGCCTCAATGTCGACATCGACGTCCACACCGTCGACCCGGTAATCGACTCCTCGAATGTCGAGCCCTCGAACTGGATCGCCCTGGCCGAGTTGATCCGCGACAATTACGCCCGTTACGACGGATTCGTCGTCCTGCACGGCACCGACACCATGTCCTACACCGCCTCGGCCCTGAGTTTCCTGCTCGAAAACCTCGCCAAACCCGTGGTCTTCACCGGCAGCCAGATCCCCATCGGCGTGCTGCGCACCGACGGCCGCGAGAACCTTATCACGGCCATCGAGATCGCCGGAGCCCGTATCGACGGCCGACCCGTTGTCCCCGAAGTGTCGCTCTACTTCCAGAACCGCCTGTTCCGCGCCAACCGAACCACCAAACGCAGCGCCGAGGCGCTGAACGCATTCCAGTCCTACAACTACCCGCCGCTTGCCGAAGTCGGCGTCAACATCGCCTACAACCATCCCGCCATCCTGCAACCCGCGGAATACTCCGGCGAACTGCGCATCGCCACCCGCCTCTCCGGAGGAATCGAACTCGTCAAACTGTTCCCGGGGCTCGGCGAAGAGATCCTTCAGGCCATGTTCCGGGCCCCGGGACTGCGGGCCGTGGTGCTCGAAACCTACGGCGCGGGGAACGCTCCCACGTCGGAACGTTTCATCCATGTCGTCAAAGAGGCCGTCGACCGCGGGATCATCCTGCTCAACATCACACAGTGCGGCGGAGGCCGCGTCGCCATGGAACTTTACGAGACCGGGCTCATGCTCCAGAAAACCGGAGTGCTCTGCGGCTACGACATGACGGCCGAAGCTGCCGTCACCAAACTCATGTACGTCCTCGGGCTCGGACTCCCCGATGAGGAAACCCGAGCCCTGTTGCGCAGGCCCCTGCGCGGAGAATTTACCACCTAA
- a CDS encoding MotA/TolQ/ExbB proton channel family protein → MKKLFLISSVALSVLGTVSAFAQDAAAAAETVVAETQMAGDSLHHVMMQKFLEGGWQWMLPILVFLVLGLAVAIERILYLSLSTINSKKFIAKVEETLQNGGIEAAKEICRNTRGPIASIYYQGLDRYDQGLDSVEKAVVSYGSVQTGQMESGLTWIGLFIALSPMLGFMGTVVGMVDAFDAIQAAGDISPTLVAGGIKVALLTTLMGLIAAVILQLCYNYIVSKIDSLVNTMEDSSITLMDILTAYNKK, encoded by the coding sequence ATGAAAAAACTCTTTTTGATTTCGTCGGTTGCCCTTTCCGTACTGGGTACCGTTAGTGCTTTTGCGCAGGATGCCGCAGCCGCAGCCGAAACGGTTGTCGCCGAAACCCAAATGGCTGGTGACAGCCTGCACCACGTCATGATGCAAAAGTTCCTCGAAGGCGGTTGGCAATGGATGCTTCCGATTTTGGTATTCCTCGTACTCGGTTTGGCTGTAGCCATCGAACGTATCCTTTACCTGTCGCTCTCGACGATCAACTCGAAGAAATTCATCGCCAAGGTCGAAGAGACCCTGCAAAATGGCGGCATCGAGGCTGCCAAAGAGATTTGCCGCAACACCCGTGGCCCGATCGCTTCGATCTACTATCAGGGCCTCGACCGCTACGACCAGGGTCTCGACTCGGTTGAAAAAGCCGTCGTTTCCTACGGATCCGTACAGACCGGCCAGATGGAGTCGGGACTGACATGGATCGGCCTGTTCATCGCCCTCAGCCCGATGCTCGGATTTATGGGTACCGTCGTCGGTATGGTCGACGCATTCGACGCCATCCAGGCTGCCGGCGATATCAGCCCGACGCTCGTTGCAGGCGGTATCAAGGTCGCCCTTCTGACGACCCTCATGGGTCTTATCGCTGCGGTTATTCTTCAGCTGTGCTACAACTACATCGTTTCGAAGATCGACTCCCTCGTCAACACAATGGAGGATTCCTCCATCACCCTGATGGATATCCTGACGGCTTACAACAAGAAATAA
- a CDS encoding biopolymer transporter ExbD, whose amino-acid sequence MARNARKTPEVRADSQADIAFLLLIFFLVATTMNTDAGIARVLPPMPPEDQQQEEIKVKERNLFLVFINGRGDIMAGASGKQEPIVLSQLKERAKEFIVNPMDDPNLPERIDKEIELANGGKWVFPVSEGVISLQTTRDTNYQSYIMVQNELTRAFNEVRDEVAIRKFGSKYSELTEDERNAVAKAVPLKISEAEPRNIKR is encoded by the coding sequence ATGGCAAGAAACGCAAGAAAAACACCGGAAGTAAGAGCTGACTCCCAAGCCGACATCGCCTTCCTGCTGCTCATTTTCTTCCTGGTCGCCACGACCATGAATACCGATGCGGGTATCGCGCGCGTGCTTCCCCCGATGCCTCCTGAGGACCAACAGCAGGAGGAGATCAAGGTGAAGGAGCGCAACCTCTTCCTCGTATTCATCAACGGGCGAGGCGACATCATGGCGGGAGCATCCGGCAAACAGGAGCCCATCGTCCTCAGCCAGCTCAAGGAGCGGGCCAAGGAGTTCATCGTGAACCCGATGGACGACCCCAATCTGCCCGAGCGGATCGACAAGGAGATCGAGCTTGCCAACGGCGGCAAATGGGTATTTCCCGTCAGCGAAGGCGTGATCTCGTTGCAAACAACCCGCGATACGAACTATCAGTCCTATATCATGGTGCAGAACGAACTCACCCGCGCCTTCAACGAGGTGCGCGATGAGGTCGCTATCCGCAAGTTCGGATCCAAATATAGCGAACTCACCGAGGACGAGCGCAATGCGGTAGCAAAAGCTGTGCCCTTGAAGATTTCGGAAGCAGAACCACGTAATATTAAAAGGTAA
- a CDS encoding biopolymer transporter ExbD, with protein sequence MKKTGDKKEVPAISTASLPDVIFMILFFFMVSTTMRDQELLVRYKLPEATEIQKLEKKSLVSYIHIGPPSLSMQAKFGTAPRIQLNDSYKSTRDILDFVAAERDKLSEADRASMTICLKADQATKMGIVTDVKQELRRANALKISYAASKSLGYQFQ encoded by the coding sequence ATGAAAAAGACGGGAGACAAAAAAGAAGTCCCCGCTATCTCGACCGCTTCGCTTCCTGACGTGATCTTCATGATCCTCTTCTTCTTCATGGTCTCCACGACCATGCGTGATCAGGAACTGCTCGTAAGATACAAGCTCCCGGAGGCTACCGAAATCCAGAAGCTGGAGAAGAAATCTCTCGTCAGCTACATCCACATCGGTCCCCCCTCCCTGTCGATGCAGGCCAAGTTCGGTACCGCGCCCCGCATCCAGTTGAACGACTCCTACAAATCCACCCGGGACATCCTGGACTTCGTCGCTGCAGAACGCGACAAGCTCAGCGAAGCGGACCGTGCCTCGATGACCATCTGCCTCAAGGCCGACCAGGCTACGAAGATGGGTATCGTGACCGATGTCAAGCAGGAACTCCGGCGTGCTAACGCGCTGAAGATCTCCTATGCGGCTTCGAAATCGCTGGGATACCAGTTCCAGTAA
- a CDS encoding ribonuclease HII codes for MLENQYQYELLEAGCDEAGRGCLAGPVFAAAVILPRDFHDPLLNDSKQMTERNRDKLRSIIEREALAWAVEAVSAARIDEINILNASFEGMSLAAARLDPAPEFLAIDGNRFRTRLEIPWKCIVKGDGKYADIAAASVLAKTHRDEYMRRLAEAYPQYGWLKNKGYPTREHRLAIRKYGLTPHHRLTFNHEIDQLEFPF; via the coding sequence ATGTTGGAGAATCAGTATCAATACGAACTGTTGGAAGCCGGTTGCGATGAGGCCGGTCGGGGATGTCTGGCCGGTCCGGTCTTTGCGGCTGCGGTGATTCTCCCGCGGGATTTTCACGATCCGTTGCTGAACGATTCGAAGCAGATGACCGAGCGGAACCGCGACAAACTCCGGTCAATCATCGAACGGGAGGCGCTTGCCTGGGCCGTGGAGGCGGTTTCGGCGGCCCGGATCGACGAAATCAACATTCTGAATGCGTCGTTCGAGGGGATGTCGCTGGCGGCGGCGCGGCTCGATCCGGCTCCGGAATTTCTGGCGATCGACGGCAACCGGTTCCGGACGCGGTTGGAGATTCCGTGGAAGTGCATTGTCAAGGGGGACGGGAAGTATGCGGATATTGCTGCGGCGTCGGTGCTTGCCAAGACGCACCGGGATGAGTATATGCGCCGTCTGGCCGAGGCGTATCCGCAATACGGTTGGTTGAAGAACAAGGGCTATCCCACGCGGGAGCATCGGCTGGCGATTCGCAAGTACGGGTTGACTCCCCATCATCGGCTGACGTTCAATCACGAGATCGACCAGTTGGAGTTTCCTTTTTGA
- a CDS encoding AraC family transcriptional regulator has product MKNSMNSSSVQQPMIVKYVESLHNGIRTQVLSRYAIGYILRGTKYIYDGDKRQTLTRGDVFYLGIGHHYIENCPEGGQPFEQVLFYYTPEDLQRILMHLNITYGLNISNEHSCENCRNRSQVHMPAWNALRNFFINTNNYLRDEEFRHDETAENIKMTELIYLIASHEDCCIKSKLLSNVDSARENFEQTVYDHIFKDISIEELAKLTNRSLTSFKKEFRRHFQMPPHKWYIRQRLMHSRLLLISTSKSISEIGNECTFPNTSHFIKLFKKEYQMTPATYRHRHLTALPSEAQAPLGEAAEEEALQHIL; this is encoded by the coding sequence ATGAAGAATTCAATGAATTCGTCGTCGGTTCAACAACCGATGATCGTGAAGTACGTAGAGTCGCTTCACAACGGAATCCGAACCCAGGTCCTGTCCCGGTACGCCATCGGCTACATCCTCCGCGGAACCAAGTACATCTACGACGGAGACAAACGCCAGACCCTCACCCGCGGAGACGTCTTCTACCTCGGAATCGGTCACCACTACATCGAAAACTGCCCCGAAGGCGGCCAACCCTTCGAACAGGTGCTCTTCTACTATACGCCCGAAGACCTCCAGCGCATCCTCATGCACCTGAACATCACCTACGGACTGAACATTTCGAACGAACATTCGTGCGAAAACTGCCGGAACCGCAGCCAGGTCCACATGCCCGCCTGGAACGCCCTGCGCAACTTTTTCATCAATACGAACAACTACCTGCGCGACGAGGAGTTCCGACACGACGAAACGGCCGAGAATATCAAGATGACCGAATTGATCTATCTGATCGCCTCACACGAAGACTGCTGCATCAAAAGCAAACTGCTGAGCAATGTCGACAGCGCCAGGGAGAATTTCGAACAGACCGTCTACGACCATATCTTCAAGGACATTTCGATCGAGGAGCTCGCCAAACTCACCAACCGTTCGCTGACCTCTTTCAAGAAAGAGTTCCGCCGCCATTTCCAGATGCCGCCACACAAGTGGTACATCCGGCAGCGGCTGATGCATTCGCGCCTGCTGCTCATTTCGACGTCGAAATCCATCTCCGAAATCGGCAATGAATGCACCTTTCCCAACACGTCGCACTTCATCAAACTCTTCAAGAAGGAGTACCAGATGACCCCGGCAACCTACCGCCACCGACACCTTACAGCCCTTCCCTCCGAGGCGCAGGCCCCGCTGGGAGAGGCCGCGGAAGAAGAGGCATTGCAGCACATCCTTTAA
- the lipA gene encoding lipoyl synthase, protein MPKFHDKVDVLKKPGWLKIRLHRTGEWAEVRQIVEKHNLHTICSSGRCPNQAECWSRRTATFMILGDICTRGCRFCATKTGHPLPPDPEEPRQVAESVSLMKLRYVVVTSVTRDDLPDGGAAHWAATVEAIRAQNPDAVIELLIPDLDAKPDLLDTVIASKPDIIGHNIETVERLTPLVRSRARYRTSLETLRYLSSRGVVTKSGLMVGLGEEDGEVLQTLHDLREAGVRIVTLGQYLRPTLEHYPVAAYITPEKFEWYRLQALEMGFSYCASAPLVRSSYMAEEALRSVKSL, encoded by the coding sequence ATGCCGAAGTTTCATGACAAGGTAGATGTTCTCAAAAAACCCGGATGGTTGAAGATCCGACTCCACCGCACAGGCGAATGGGCCGAAGTGCGGCAAATCGTCGAAAAACACAACCTGCACACGATTTGCAGCAGCGGCCGATGCCCCAACCAGGCCGAATGCTGGAGCCGAAGGACCGCAACCTTCATGATCCTGGGAGACATCTGCACCCGCGGCTGCCGCTTCTGCGCTACAAAAACGGGACATCCTCTGCCACCCGATCCCGAGGAACCCCGCCAGGTCGCCGAAAGCGTCTCGCTGATGAAACTCAGGTATGTCGTCGTCACTTCCGTGACCCGCGACGACCTCCCAGACGGAGGTGCCGCCCATTGGGCCGCAACCGTGGAGGCCATCCGGGCTCAGAACCCAGACGCCGTAATTGAGCTCCTTATTCCCGATCTCGACGCAAAACCCGACCTGCTGGATACGGTCATCGCGTCGAAGCCCGATATTATCGGGCACAACATCGAAACCGTCGAGCGACTGACCCCTCTGGTCCGGTCCCGGGCCAGGTACCGGACGAGTCTGGAGACCCTGCGCTACCTCAGCAGCCGGGGCGTCGTGACGAAAAGCGGACTGATGGTCGGACTCGGCGAAGAAGATGGTGAAGTTTTACAGACCCTGCACGACCTGCGCGAAGCGGGCGTCAGGATCGTAACGCTTGGTCAGTACCTTCGGCCGACTCTGGAGCACTACCCCGTTGCGGCGTATATCACTCCCGAAAAATTCGAATGGTACAGACTTCAAGCGCTGGAAATGGGTTTCAGCTACTGCGCGAGCGCCCCGCTGGTCCGCTCGTCGTACATGGCCGAAGAAGCCCTGCGTAGCGTAAAGAGTTTGTAG
- the lipB gene encoding lipoyl(octanoyl) transferase LipB encodes MKALCRDLGTMEYETCWKLQQELFDALLASKRRCAPTDPRSESGGPNPAGAPETETDPAADVAGTVLLVEHPPVYTLGKSGHAENLLVSREALEAAGARFFHIDRGGDITFHGPGQLVCYPILDLERIGIGLRDYIDALEEAVIRTVAQYGITAGRIPGASGVWIEPESRRPRKICAIGVRSSRYVTMHGFALNVTTDLGWFSRINPCGFTDRGVASILSETGRKVPMEEVKKLVVKFLSEKLNVEIYK; translated from the coding sequence ATGAAAGCCCTCTGCCGGGATCTCGGAACCATGGAGTACGAAACCTGCTGGAAACTCCAGCAGGAACTCTTCGATGCCCTCCTGGCCAGCAAGCGGAGGTGCGCACCGACCGATCCCCGCTCCGAGAGTGGCGGCCCGAACCCGGCCGGAGCCCCCGAAACCGAAACGGATCCTGCCGCAGACGTCGCAGGAACGGTGCTGCTGGTCGAGCATCCGCCGGTCTACACCCTCGGAAAGAGCGGGCACGCCGAAAACCTGCTCGTCAGCCGCGAAGCCCTCGAAGCTGCAGGCGCACGGTTCTTTCACATCGACCGCGGCGGAGACATCACCTTCCATGGTCCCGGACAGTTGGTCTGCTATCCGATCCTCGACCTCGAACGCATCGGAATCGGATTGCGCGACTACATCGACGCACTGGAGGAGGCCGTCATCCGAACCGTCGCCCAATACGGCATCACCGCAGGCCGCATCCCCGGCGCTTCGGGCGTCTGGATCGAACCCGAAAGCCGCCGTCCGCGCAAAATCTGCGCAATAGGCGTGCGTTCGTCGCGTTATGTTACCATGCACGGGTTCGCCCTGAACGTCACGACCGACCTCGGGTGGTTCTCGCGCATCAACCCCTGCGGATTCACCGACCGCGGCGTGGCATCGATCCTCTCCGAAACCGGACGCAAGGTCCCCATGGAGGAGGTCAAAAAACTGGTTGTAAAATTTTTAAGTGAGAAATTAAATGTTGAAATATATAAATAA
- the recJ gene encoding single-stranded-DNA-specific exonuclease RecJ: MPIEKRWVVKPQGDPATVASLAAALRISPVLANLLVQRGIDTVEKADKFFKPSLADLHDPFLMKDMDRAVERVERAVANHEKIMVYGDYDVDGCTAVALVYKFLRQIGHKNLMFYIPDRYTEGYGISVKGIDLAARKGVGLIIALDCGIKATEKVLYAKTKGVDFIICDHHLPAEEIPQAVAVLDPKRVDCSYPFDELSGCGVGFKLVQAYAQKNRIPFEQILDLLDLLVVSIASDIVPLTGENRILAYFGLKNLNREPSKGLLSIIKICGLDKHNITIDDIVFKIGPRINAAGRMRMDENDENASPSGGHAAVELLIEGNESVAAEFGNVIDSYNQDRKSIDRHVTQEAHEYIEQNPELKALKSTVIYNPRWMKGIVGIVASRLIETYYRPTVVLTMSNGFVTGSARSVPGFDLYQAVESCSDLLENFGGHMYAAGLTMRPENVEEFTRRFNAFVEENIDPQMLIPQVDIDSELLFSDITPAFRKDLNRFQPFGPGNTAPVFVTYGVSNHGEARLVGMESEHLRMDLMQRQKPNTKLQAIAFQQPTHYEWVRAGKPIDVCYQIVENHYRGTVSTQLRVKDIKPVHNR; this comes from the coding sequence ATGCCCATAGAAAAACGCTGGGTAGTGAAGCCCCAGGGCGACCCCGCGACGGTAGCTTCGTTGGCTGCCGCTCTGCGGATCTCGCCCGTGCTGGCCAATCTGCTCGTACAAAGAGGCATAGACACCGTAGAAAAGGCTGACAAGTTCTTTAAACCGAGCCTCGCCGATCTGCACGACCCCTTCCTGATGAAGGATATGGACCGCGCGGTCGAACGGGTCGAACGGGCCGTCGCAAACCATGAGAAGATCATGGTCTACGGCGACTACGACGTCGACGGCTGTACGGCCGTGGCGCTGGTTTACAAGTTCCTCCGCCAGATCGGGCACAAAAACCTGATGTTCTACATCCCCGACCGCTACACCGAAGGGTACGGGATTTCGGTCAAGGGTATCGACCTCGCGGCCCGCAAGGGCGTGGGGCTGATCATCGCCCTCGACTGCGGTATCAAAGCCACCGAAAAGGTGCTCTATGCAAAGACGAAAGGCGTGGATTTCATCATCTGCGACCATCACCTCCCGGCCGAGGAGATCCCTCAGGCCGTAGCCGTTCTCGACCCCAAACGGGTCGACTGCTCCTATCCGTTCGACGAACTCTCGGGTTGCGGCGTGGGTTTCAAACTCGTGCAGGCCTATGCCCAGAAGAACCGGATCCCGTTCGAACAGATCCTCGATCTGCTCGACCTGCTCGTCGTATCGATCGCTTCGGACATCGTGCCCCTGACGGGCGAGAACCGCATCCTGGCCTATTTCGGGCTGAAGAACCTCAACCGAGAACCCTCGAAGGGGCTGCTGTCGATCATCAAGATCTGCGGGCTGGACAAACACAACATCACCATCGACGACATCGTCTTCAAGATCGGTCCGCGAATCAACGCCGCCGGGCGGATGCGGATGGATGAAAACGACGAAAATGCCTCGCCTTCGGGCGGTCACGCCGCCGTGGAGCTCCTGATTGAAGGCAACGAGAGCGTCGCCGCGGAGTTCGGAAACGTCATCGACTCCTACAACCAGGACCGCAAGTCGATCGACCGCCACGTCACGCAGGAGGCTCACGAATACATCGAACAGAACCCCGAACTGAAAGCCCTGAAAAGCACGGTGATCTACAACCCGCGCTGGATGAAGGGAATCGTCGGGATCGTGGCCTCGCGGCTGATCGAGACCTACTACCGGCCGACGGTGGTGCTGACGATGAGCAACGGCTTCGTCACGGGATCGGCACGTTCGGTGCCGGGATTCGACCTCTACCAGGCCGTCGAGTCGTGCTCGGACCTGTTGGAAAACTTCGGAGGGCACATGTATGCCGCCGGTCTGACGATGCGACCGGAGAATGTCGAGGAGTTCACGCGGCGTTTCAACGCCTTCGTGGAGGAGAACATCGACCCGCAGATGCTCATCCCGCAGGTCGACATCGACAGCGAACTGCTCTTCTCCGACATCACCCCGGCCTTCCGCAAGGACCTGAACCGCTTCCAGCCCTTCGGGCCCGGGAATACGGCCCCGGTCTTCGTGACCTACGGCGTGAGCAACCACGGGGAGGCCCGGCTCGTCGGCATGGAGAGCGAACACCTCCGCATGGACCTCATGCAGCGGCAGAAACCCAACACGAAACTCCAGGCCATCGCTTTCCAGCAGCCAACGCACTACGAATGGGTGCGGGCCGGAAAGCCGATCGACGTCTGCTACCAGATCGTCGAGAACCACTACCGCGGCACGGTCTCCACGCAGTTGCGCGTGAAGGATATCAAACCGGTGCACAACCGTTGA